A genomic region of Bradyrhizobium sp. ORS 278 contains the following coding sequences:
- a CDS encoding LptA/OstA family protein, with amino-acid sequence MIELMFRVAMAAMIRSDRRAAVLAVVVAVSPFTACDASAQSSVPNAVQGFSQNRDQPVRIEADALEVRKKSNRATFSDNVKVVQGDTTMRSKSLEVLYASGQQRSPNANTAKSKRPLHSDQPGPSGNTEIKRLEAGGGVVVTRKDQTASGQRAVFDTKTNLISMLGDVVLTQCGNVLRGDRLLVDMTTGVSHVEVDKGRVTATINRGSGTACQPPSKPTTIAPKPRK; translated from the coding sequence ATGATCGAGCTCATGTTCAGAGTCGCCATGGCCGCAATGATCCGTTCCGACCGACGCGCGGCTGTATTGGCAGTCGTGGTCGCGGTGTCGCCTTTCACCGCCTGCGACGCCAGCGCGCAGAGTTCTGTCCCCAATGCCGTGCAGGGATTCTCCCAGAACAGGGATCAGCCAGTCCGGATCGAGGCTGATGCTTTGGAGGTGAGAAAGAAGAGCAACCGAGCCACCTTCTCAGACAACGTCAAGGTGGTCCAGGGCGACACCACGATGAGGTCGAAGAGCCTGGAGGTGCTCTATGCCTCAGGTCAACAGCGCTCGCCGAACGCAAACACCGCCAAATCAAAGCGGCCCCTGCATTCGGACCAGCCCGGACCGAGCGGCAACACCGAGATCAAACGGCTGGAAGCGGGCGGCGGCGTGGTCGTGACGCGCAAAGACCAGACGGCCAGTGGCCAGCGTGCGGTCTTCGACACCAAGACCAATCTCATCAGCATGCTCGGCGACGTGGTGTTGACGCAATGCGGCAACGTGCTGCGCGGCGACCGCCTCCTGGTCGACATGACGACCGGCGTCTCGCACGTCGAGGTCGACAAGGGAAGGGTGACCGCCACGATCAACCGGGGATCGGGCACCGCTTGTCAACCGCCGTCA